The segment AAACTAGTGTCCTGAAACCAAGTTTCAAGCCACAAAGAGCTGCCGTGTTCCCTCACCTTAAGGCTTGTCATTTCTGGATTAGTTTTAGAAGCGCATTTTCAGAAGTCAGATcactaaaaaaaggaaatgttCCCCCTTAACTTGAGAATATCACTTTGTCTATTGCATTATTTGTCCATGCATTTCTTATTGAGGTCGCGCAGTTGAGTTTGAGATTTTTAATGAAATACTCCGGGCCAAGATCACCATGTGACTCATTCTGTGTGACAGCTTCACTATTATTTGTTCCTTTAATTATTCCTAACGCAATCCCTGCCAGAAGAGGACACATGGTTCTTTTGTTGAAAAGATTCAGTTTGATCAGAGCAAGGGTCTGTGCTGctaaatgttttgctttattataaaaaaagttttttcacaCTACAGAATAAATTGTGGTGCAGTGTGAGACTCCACTGTTTTAAAGCCCGGGCTGACTGTCCTTTCTCTCACCCCTGCAGGTAACAAATCGTGGAATCAAGAACCCAGAGGCGGTGGAGAGGAAGAAAAAGAAACTAGAGGAGATGGAGAAGCAGGCCCTGACGTCCTCAAAATCTGGAGAGGGTGGGGGACTCAAGGTAAACCGAGCCTGGCTGGAGTGCACATTGCAGGGGGAGTAGCGCTAACCAGAGCTGCAAAGATACACAATTCACTCAGCTTTTATAATGAGTTAATATAAGAAACATACAAAAAGTCTGGAACGACaaaaggccattcggtccatcaagGCTCGCCCCTCGTTAGCACatcattctcccctactgggggaatcacatttaaaatctagtctttttttaaatgttcccagtgttttagatcctactacttcacctgttAGGCTTGTCCATTTTATATCATCTTGTTTTTCTCTCTGCTAAATCTGAAGTAGTGTTTAGTGCCTACAGCACTTGCTATtcacaggtggtctcccatccaagtactaaccaaacccaaccttgcttagcttctgaggtcagatgagatcaggctcaCTCAAAGTAGTGCAGCACGTTCTCATAACTGAACTCtgtgcattcatttattttcccCAATGTCTTTTCTTCTAGTGGCAAGTTGGTTGAAGAGGTAGTGGACAGCGCTGCAGAAAGACATGTGTTCTGAGTATTGCCAGCGTAGGTGTGGTTCCCGTTTGACAGAGT is part of the Acipenser ruthenus chromosome 27, fAciRut3.2 maternal haplotype, whole genome shotgun sequence genome and harbors:
- the LOC117432123 gene encoding small VCP/p97-interacting protein-like, yielding MGMCLPCLGGAPEDVVQTPDPEMRRKQLAEAAEKRQKEVTNRGIKNPEAVERKKKKLEEMEKQALTSSKSGEGGGLKWQVG